In the genome of Candidatus Pristimantibacillus lignocellulolyticus, the window GCATCTTGAATATAAGTGGTTATTTGGTCATAAAATTATTAAATTAGATAAAATATATCAAATTTCTTTTTTTGTAGAAAACGGTATTACTAAGATTGGAATATGGGCTAATGACCAAAGTAAACCGTCATTTTTGGAAAAAATAGATCGTGCATTTGGAAGGGATTATTCGGTCAGTATTGTTGTTTCATCATTTCAGAGTATAGACTTTAATAAATTGCGATTTACAATACTGTCAGAAATACAGAGTGAGAGTATAGGAGTATTATTGGACGAGCCAGACGTAATCTCTTAGGACTTTGAAGAAATGAATCAGCAATTATTATTGTTAAAATAACACGCAAAAAGGAGAGATTAACCATGAAAAGCTTAACTTTCTGGAGTAGTGATATTAATGATGAATCCCTAATCAATGAAGTGATGGAGGGTTTGAAAACAGCTACTTGCACACCAATGATATGGTACTATAACAATCCAGAAGAAGAGGCGACTGAGGTTGGTGACTATGTAGCCGTGTTAAATAATGATAGAATTCATAGATGTACAATACAGATAACTGAAAACTATGAAATTCCCTATGGAATGATCGATATAAGAGTTGCTAAGGGAGAGAACTATCGATCACTAGAAGAATTCATAGAGGATCATAATAAATGTTGGGAAAATGATTTATTAAATGAAGGAATAACATTAAGTGAGAATACGATAATTGTAGTAGAGCATTTTAAATTAATTGAAGTGTTATAGACGTTTAAAAAAATATCCTCATATAACACCTTATCAATGCATCGACATTAGACCGGGCAGCAAATGTTAATGATGATGGAGGTATCAGGAAATTCAAGGAAGGAACTAAATTTCTTGAACTATATGACACTCTTTCATATGTAGCATCTCTCTCCACATCTTGAATTAGATTGCTGTAATTGTTATGAACAACATATGAAGCACGTCACGAAGTAGGTGATGTGCTTTTTTGTGTCTTAAAAAGAAAAAAAGATTACTTTTTAAGTAAATTGAACAAGATAAAGTGAAAGAAAAAAGCAATTAATTAAATATTTATGATTTGGGTTGTAACTGATGTTAAGAAAAAGATTAAGCAGTTGGAAAGGTTGTTGATGATGGTAAAAATTTGTGTAATTGGAAGCTGTGCTATGGATTTAGTAGTAACGTCAACCAGAAGACCAAATGCAGGTGAAACCGTCCTTGGAGATAAATTTTCGACAGTTCCAGGGGGGAAAGGTGCAAATCAAGCTATAGCAGCGGCACGACTAGGTGCAGATGTCACGATGATTGGTTGCATTGGGGAAGATGTTTATGGCAAAGCAATCATTGATAATTTAATTAACAATAAAGTTAATGTTACCTATGTTGAATCATTGTCAGATATAGCTAGTGGAACAGCTCATATCATTTTAGCTGAAGGAGATAACAGTATCATCTTTGTCAAAGGAGCAAATGATAAAGTTAGTGCTGACCTAGTTGATAAAGCAAGTGAGACTATAAAATCTGTTGATATGGTTCTAGTTCAGCAAGAAATACCAGTAGAAACTGTAGCTTACGTAAGTGACATTTGCCATAGATTCAAAATACCGATGTTGCTTAATCCAGCACCAGCACGCTCAATTAGTGAAGCAATTATTGAAAATGCTACTTATTTAACACCGAATGAACATGAATGTTCAATTCTGTTTCCCCAATACACGACAACTGAAGCATTACAAAAATACCCTAACAAGTTATTTATCACAGAAGGTAGTAACGGTGTTAGATATTTCGATGATGAGCAGGAAGTACTCGTTCCAACTTACAAGGTAAATGCTATAGATACAACTGGAGCGGGAGACACATTCAATGCAGCACTTGCCGTTGCTCTAGCAGAAGGTAACTCGATACAAGTTAGTTTAGAGTTTGCTAATCGAGCAGCTTCTTTATCTGTCACTAAATTCGGAGCTCAAGGTGGAATGCCAATAAGAGCTGAAGTAGAGGAGAACTTATAATTATGAAAAAACATGGAATATTAAACAGCCATATTAGTAAAATCCTTTCTGACTTGGGGCATACGGACACGATTGTCATCGCAGACGTTGGACTTCCAATTCCAAAAGATGTTCCAAGGATTGATTTAGCTCTTAAACTTGGTGTCCCAAGCTTTGAAGATGTAGTGAACATCATTGCAGAAGATATTGTTATTGAAAAAATAATAGTAGCTGAAGAGCTTGAGGAAAATAATACAGAAACATCACAATTCATAAACGCTCAATTTAAGGAAATTGAAATCAAAAGGGTTTCACATGAACAATTTAAAAATCTAACCCAGCATGCAAAAGTCATTATTAGAACAGGTGAAGCCAAACCATATGCAAACTGCATACTTCAATCAGGAGTTAATTTTGGAAAATGAGGGGGCTCTAACGATATGAAAGTTGAAATGAGTGATATATATAAGTCATTTGGTGCTAACCGTGTTTTGACAGGTGTAGATTTTGAACTTCGTGAAGGTGAAGTTCATGCGCTTATGGGTGAGAATGGTGCAGGTAAATCTACTTTGATGAATATTTTAATTGGTTTACACAAGCGGGATCAAGGAACAATTATTATAGATGGTCAGGAAACGTATTTTGCAAATCCAAAAGAAGCTGAAAAAAGAGGAATTGCATTTATCCACCAAGAGTTGAATGTGTGGCGGGATATGACGGTATTAGACAATCTGTTCATTGGGAAAGAAATGTCTACAAGTATCGGTTTACTTAACATGAAAGAAATGAGTGATCTCGCGAATAAGCAATTTAAGAAGCTTTCTGTAACGATTCCATTGAATCAAGAAGCAGGAGAATGTTCTGTTGGTGAAAAGCAGATGATTGAGATTGCAAAGGCTCTAATGACTGATGCAAAGGTAATCGTAATGGATGAGCCAACTGCTGCACTAACAGAGCGTGAAATTCAGAAGTTGTTTGAAGTTATTGCATCCCTTAAGAAAGAAGGAGTATCAATCGTCTATATCTCGCATCGAATGGAGGAGATTTTTGCCATATGTGATCGAATAACCGTCATGCGAGATGGGAAGACAGTTGATACAAAACCAATTCCGGAAACGAATTTTGATGATGTGGTTAAAAAGATGGTTGGACGAGAACTAACCGATCGTTTCCCGGTTAGTCAATCAAAACCAGCGGAAGTTGTGCTTGAAGTGAAGAATGCTTCTAAGAAGGGGCAGTTTAAAGATGTGAACTTCTCCGTTAGATCAGGCGAAATTGTTGGGTTTTCAGGGTTAATGGGGTCTGGACGCACCGAAATGATGAGAACGATTTTCGGATTGGATTCCTTGGATCGAGGGGAGATTTGGGTAAAAGGTAAAAAAGTTTTAATTCGTAATCCGAATGATGCGATGAAGGTTGGCATTGGATTTGTTACAGAGGACCGCAAAGATGAAGGATTAGTCCTTGATTTCTCGGTACGAGATAATATGGTGCTGACAAATTTATATAGTTTCGCACCTAGAGGTGTAATTAATAATAAGAAAGAACAACAATTTGTAGATATCCTTATTAAACGTCTACATATTAAGACACAATCCTCATCAACTTTAGTTCGCAACTTATCTGGTGGTAATCAACAGAAGGTGGTAATTGCCAAATGGATCGGTATTGGATTAAGTGTCCTCATATTAGATGAGCCTACCCGTGGAGTTGATGTGGGCGCAAAAAGAGAAATATATCAACTTATGAACGAGTTAACGCAGCGTGGCGTAGCGATAATAATGGTGTCCTCAGAACTTCCCGAAGTATTAGGAATGAGTGATCGTATCTTTGTTGTTCATGAAGGAAAAATAAGTGGAGAACTCACAAAACAAGAAGCTACACAAGAGAACATCATGAGGTTAGCTACAGGGGGGCAATAGGAATGACAACAATCAAGGATGAGAAAGATCAAAAGGGTTTACAACTAGGACAGTTTACACAGAAACTTGGCCCATTACTAGGGTTGATTATCCTTATTGTTATTGTAACTGTACTTAACCCAAGTTTTCTGGAACCACTTAATATTCTCAATCTACTTAGACAAGTAGCGATTAATGCGCTTATTGCTTTCGGTATGACATTTGTTATTCTAACAGGTGGAATCGATTTATCGGTCGGATCTATTCTTGCACTCTCTAGTGCGATTATGGCAAATCTCATGCTCTCAGGGTGGGATCCGATATTAGCGATAATTGCTGGTTGTGTGTTAGGTGGCGTGATGGGTGTTGTTAATGGTGTTCTCATTACGAAAGGAAGAATGGCACCATTCATAGCAACATTAGCAACGATGACTATTTTTCGAGGGTTAACACTTGTATATACGAATGGTAATCCGATCACTGGTCTTGGCGATAGTTTGATGTTTCAATTATTTGGGCGAGGTTATTTTTTAGGTATTCCAGTCCCCGCTATTACAATGATCATCGTATTTGCTGTGCTATGGATTGTACTACACAAAACACCATTCGGTCGAAAAACTTATGCGATTGGTGGTAATGAAAAAGCATCAATTATTTCAGGTATTAAAGTGGATCGGGTCAAAATAATGATTTACTCTTTAGTCGGTATGTTATCGGCATTAGCAGGAACTATCTTAACCTCTAGGTTAAACTCTGCACAACCTACAGCGGGAACTTCTTATGAGTTAGATGCAATTGCTGCAGTTGTTCTTGGAGGTACGAGCTTAACTGGTGGTCGTGGACGAATTGTTGGTACATTAATTGGTGCGCTCATCATCGGAATATTGAATAATGGTCTAAACTTGCTCGGTGTATCTTCTTTTTATCAAATGGTAGTAAAAGGGATTGTTATTGCGATTGCTGTACTATTAGACCGTAGGAAAGCCTTATAGGGGGATACCAATATGAAAAAAATAACGTTAATTCTTATTTCAATTCTTTTAATTCTAATGACAGGTTGTTCATTAGAGCCTCCCGATTGGGCAAAGCCTAATAGCGGCGGGAAATTAAGTAATATTAAAATCGGATTATCAATATCTACTCTAAACAATCCTTTCTTTGTATCTGTCAAAGACGGTGTAGTAGCAGAGGCTAATAAGCTCGGAATAGAAGTAATCGTCATTGATGCGCAGAATGATTCAGCTAAACAAAGTAATGACGTGGAAGATTTAATGCAAAAAGGTGTCAACGCGTTATTAATTAATCCTGTAGATTCATCTGCGATTTCCACAGTTGTACAGACTGCAAACAGCTTAGCTATACCAGTTGTAACATTGGATCGTTCTTCAGATA includes:
- a CDS encoding ASCH domain-containing protein, coding for MKSLTFWSSDINDESLINEVMEGLKTATCTPMIWYYNNPEEEATEVGDYVAVLNNDRIHRCTIQITENYEIPYGMIDIRVAKGENYRSLEEFIEDHNKCWENDLLNEGITLSENTIIVVEHFKLIEVL
- the rbsK gene encoding ribokinase, encoding MVKICVIGSCAMDLVVTSTRRPNAGETVLGDKFSTVPGGKGANQAIAAARLGADVTMIGCIGEDVYGKAIIDNLINNKVNVTYVESLSDIASGTAHIILAEGDNSIIFVKGANDKVSADLVDKASETIKSVDMVLVQQEIPVETVAYVSDICHRFKIPMLLNPAPARSISEAIIENATYLTPNEHECSILFPQYTTTEALQKYPNKLFITEGSNGVRYFDDEQEVLVPTYKVNAIDTTGAGDTFNAALAVALAEGNSIQVSLEFANRAASLSVTKFGAQGGMPIRAEVEENL
- the rbsD gene encoding D-ribose pyranase, giving the protein MKKHGILNSHISKILSDLGHTDTIVIADVGLPIPKDVPRIDLALKLGVPSFEDVVNIIAEDIVIEKIIVAEELEENNTETSQFINAQFKEIEIKRVSHEQFKNLTQHAKVIIRTGEAKPYANCILQSGVNFGK
- a CDS encoding sugar ABC transporter ATP-binding protein; amino-acid sequence: MKVEMSDIYKSFGANRVLTGVDFELREGEVHALMGENGAGKSTLMNILIGLHKRDQGTIIIDGQETYFANPKEAEKRGIAFIHQELNVWRDMTVLDNLFIGKEMSTSIGLLNMKEMSDLANKQFKKLSVTIPLNQEAGECSVGEKQMIEIAKALMTDAKVIVMDEPTAALTEREIQKLFEVIASLKKEGVSIVYISHRMEEIFAICDRITVMRDGKTVDTKPIPETNFDDVVKKMVGRELTDRFPVSQSKPAEVVLEVKNASKKGQFKDVNFSVRSGEIVGFSGLMGSGRTEMMRTIFGLDSLDRGEIWVKGKKVLIRNPNDAMKVGIGFVTEDRKDEGLVLDFSVRDNMVLTNLYSFAPRGVINNKKEQQFVDILIKRLHIKTQSSSTLVRNLSGGNQQKVVIAKWIGIGLSVLILDEPTRGVDVGAKREIYQLMNELTQRGVAIIMVSSELPEVLGMSDRIFVVHEGKISGELTKQEATQENIMRLATGGQ
- the rbsC gene encoding ribose ABC transporter permease (functions to transport ribose at high affinity; forms a complex with RbsA2C2B), producing MTTIKDEKDQKGLQLGQFTQKLGPLLGLIILIVIVTVLNPSFLEPLNILNLLRQVAINALIAFGMTFVILTGGIDLSVGSILALSSAIMANLMLSGWDPILAIIAGCVLGGVMGVVNGVLITKGRMAPFIATLATMTIFRGLTLVYTNGNPITGLGDSLMFQLFGRGYFLGIPVPAITMIIVFAVLWIVLHKTPFGRKTYAIGGNEKASIISGIKVDRVKIMIYSLVGMLSALAGTILTSRLNSAQPTAGTSYELDAIAAVVLGGTSLTGGRGRIVGTLIGALIIGILNNGLNLLGVSSFYQMVVKGIVIAIAVLLDRRKAL